Within the Opitutaceae bacterium TAV5 genome, the region GACGACGAGGCGGCTGGAGGCGGCTGGAAAGAGGGCGCGCCAGGCGGCCTCGCGTTCAGCGCGCCAGGCGGCGTGGGCGGCGCGTTCGGCGGAGGAGTTTTCCAGGGTGACGAGGCGGCCGGAGACGGGGTCGTAAGCGGCGAACCGGTCGGTGGCGGGCAGTTCGCGTTCCCATGGATCGTCGACCCGGAAGCCGCGGGTCTGGAAACGCTGGCGGAGGGCCGGCCAGCCTTCGGGAGCGGGACGGGGGGCGAAGTCGCCGAGCCAGACGAGCATGCTGTGGCGCGGCGCGGCGCGGCGGATGTGTTTCCAGGGAATCGTGAGGGTGGCGGCGGAGTCGCGGAGGGCGTTCGCCGTCCGGAGCTTGGGATCCGCGGTGTCGGTCGGCGCGGCATCGAGCGGGGGCGGCGGAAAGCCGAACAGTTGCGCGGCGGCGTGGTGGATGGCGCCGCGTCCGCGCACGGGTGGTTGGAGGGTGTGGCCGTGCGGGGTGACATGGACGAAACCCACGCGGTCGCGGTTGACGGCGCCGAGCAGCATGAGGAGGCCGGCGAGTTCGAGCAGGGCCTCGCGCTTGGATTGCGGGCCGGAGCCGAATTGCAGGCTGGGCGTGTCCTCGAAAACGATGAGGACGGTGACCTCGCGTTCCTCGACGAATTTTTTGCGGTAGGGCTCGCCGAGGCGGGCGGTGACGTTCCAGTCGATGTCGCGCACGTCGTCGCCGAATTCATACTTCACCACCTGGTCGAACTCCATGCCGCGTCCGCGGAAGGCCGAACGGTATTCGCCGCCGAGGACATTTTCAACAGCGCCGCGCACGCGCCACTCGAGCCGCCGCAGGAGCGCGAGCGGGGCGGCGGGGAGGGCGGCTGGCATGGCGGGCGATCGGGAATCTGTTACGGGACTTGTGGAGCCCATGGGAGCGATGGGAGGTTACGGCTGGCAGTGACCGGCGACGCGGGAGGCGGCGGGCTAGTTTTTGGCTCCGTTGGTCGCCGTCGGCACGGCGGTCTGCGCGATGACCTGGGCGACGATGGCATCGGCGGTGATGTCCTCCGCCTCGGCTTCGTAGGTGAGGCCGACGCGGTGGCGGAGCACGTCGGGCGCGATCTCCTGGATGATTTGCGGCGACAGGTAATCCTCGCCGCGCAGCCACGCGAGGGCGCGGCCGGCCTGGTAGAGTGCGAGCGAGGCGCGTGGCGAGGCGCCGAAACTCAGGTGGCGCGTGCGGCCCTTCACCGGCCGGGCGAGGTCGCGGGTGGCGCGCACGAGGGCGAGGATGTAGCCTTGCACGGCGGGCGAGACGTGGATGCGGTCCACGGCGCCGCGCAGTTCGACCAGCTCCGCTCCGCCCGACACGGGATCGAGCACGGGCTGGCGCGTGACCTGGCCCCAGCGGGCCATCATCTGCGTTTCCTCGTCGAGCGTCGGATAATCCACGATGAGCTTGAACAGGAAGCGGTCGGTCTGCGCCTCGGGGAGCGCGTAGGTGCCTTCCTGCTCGACCGGATTCTGCGTGGCCATGACGAGGAAGGGTTGCGGCAGCGGGTGTGTGGTGCCGCCGATCGTGACCTGGCGTTCCTGCATCGCCTCGAGCAGGGCGCTCTGGACCTTGGCGGGGGCACGGTTGATTTCGTCGGCGAGGACGAGGTTGGCGAAAATCGGGCCGTGATGCGGCGTGAACGCGCCGTCCTTCGGGGAAAACACCATCGTGCCGACGACGTCGCTCGGGAGCAGGTCGGGGGTGAACTGGATGCGTTCGAACTGCACGCCGAGCGCGGTGCCGAGGGACTTGACGAGGAGGGTCTTGGCGAGGCCGGGCATGCCTTCGAGCAGGACGTGTCCGTTGGCGAGCAGGGAGACGAGGAGGCGTTCGATGACGGCATCCTGGCCGATGACGGCCTTGCTGATTTCGTCGCGGAT harbors:
- a CDS encoding ATPase AAA, whose amino-acid sequence is MFWLPCGRRFLHYSWKLFARPRVQSRLPALPSHLHIMTQTTNGSDWSRKIRDEISKAVIGQDAVIERLLVSLLANGHVLLEGMPGLAKTLLVKSLGTALGVQFERIQFTPDLLPSDVVGTMVFSPKDGAFTPHHGPIFANLVLADEINRAPAKVQSALLEAMQERQVTIGGTTHPLPQPFLVMATQNPVEQEGTYALPEAQTDRFLFKLIVDYPTLDEETQMMARWGQVTRQPVLDPVSGGAELVELRGAVDRIHVSPAVQGYILALVRATRDLARPVKGRTRHLSFGASPRASLALYQAGRALAWLRGEDYLSPQIIQEIAPDVLRHRVGLTYEAEAEDITADAIVAQVIAQTAVPTATNGAKN